Genomic segment of Paenibacillus sp. FSL R5-0623:
ACTAAAAGTTTCTTCTTTTTCTTCATTTTTTCAGCCCCTCTCTTTCTTTAATTTTATATTTATCCAGAATATACAACAGGGATAATCTGTTCTATACTGTTCGAGCTTGCAATATCTTATATGCTAAAATCAGCAAAAAAAATAAGAGCTACGGATCTCTCCGTAACTCCTACTTGCTGTTAAACTACAGTTACTTATTTCTTCTTGTGTCCGATCTGGATGGAGAATGAGCCTTCGCTGTTCACAATATTAATTTTCCTCCCATCAAGAGTAAACGGCTTCATGTATTTATCAATATTCTTTCCATCGGCACCGTCTTGGACAATGTTGAATAGCTTCATATATTCATCGGGAAGGAAAAAATTAAAAAGTTCTCTTCCAATATATGGAATTTTATTTGCATCATTTTCAGCCGTCTTGTCTCCATACCAGGCGGAAAATTGGATATCGACGTAGTATTCCGAATGGGTTCTTACTATAATTTTGTTTCCCACCTCCATATTCGTGATACCGTGGATATTGTACATGTAACCCTTCAAGAAGCCAAGCTCTTTTTCAAGAATTGCTTTGTCTTTTTGAAAGTCATCTGTCGATGTAGAGCGTATTTGTGGCGGACTCCACTCGGCAGAAACGGGGTATTTTAAATCAGGTTTCCACTCAGACGGTGTTGATGTCGGCGTCGGCGCTTGAGTAGGAGTTACTGGTACATCTTCAACAGGCTCTAAATTTGCTGGAGTCTTGCCCACAATAACAAACTCCGCATTACCCTCTTCTGTGACTTCAACATCGTAACCCATTACTTCTTTCAAAAACTCAACAGGCACATAGAGCTTGCCGCTGATTTGTGCGGGTTTCATCGCCACTGGAACCGTGACGGTGTTAATCACCTTGGTCGCAATCGGAACAGCTTTGCCATCGACAATGACAGATGATTTACCTAAATAAACATTAATCTTTGTACCATCTTTCTTCGTGATTAAAGCAGAATGTTGCTCGTCAATCCAAATCAGCTTATCCCCCATGCCCCCAACTACAGCCTCAATGGGCACAAACAGTGTCTCTGTCCGCTCAACTGGCTGTCCTTCTGTCTTGGCAATTTTTATACCATCTACATAAAGCGTCTTAGTGCTTTGAGCGGCCATTACCACATTAATGCATACTAATAATAAGATGGCAGACAATATAACCGATGTAATCATTTTCTTTTGTTTATTCATTTCATCGCCCTCCGTTTATTTTTTCTTTATTGTAAAGTGCCTGGCACTACAGGGACATAGATTTTGTGTCGAACCACGTCCGAGCTACTTTTATGATGTTATACACCGTTTGTACACATTCATTCATACAAAGTAATGACTAAATGCACAGCATCTATGAAATTGTTCTTAACTCATTCATAACTTTGATGAAGTTGCTCCCATTCTCCAGTCCTCTTCCGCCAATATACTAAAAACGAATTCAAATCCTTGTTGAATTCACGCAATGCATAGCCCTCAATTATCTGATCCGCCATGCCCAAATTAATCTGCAAGAGATCGATCAACTCTTGTTTCACTGGCTTTTTTTCTCTTTCATGAAACAAAGCGGAAATGATAGTGTCAAAAATATAGCCGATACCCAGCTCTTCTCTCATCTGATAATACAAATGAAACGTCTCTCGATTCTTCAGCAAATACATAGCAAGAAAGCGTCTGGCTCGATGATTAGTATTAATCTTGGCCATAATCTGGCTGATCGTTTTTGTCTCAAATAGATGCTCCCACATTTGCTCCAGATACTCGCCGAATGCCTCTTGATCAAATTGCATCCTCTTCTTACCTCCCCTTAAAACTCAAGCTCATTAATACTCGTTCTTATATTGCAACTGAGCCAGCCCTCCGCATACACATTTTACTTCCATTGATTAATGTTCTCCTGATGCTCTGATAATTATCTTGTTTTGCTCAGCAACGACAATGCAATTGTCTCCAATAGCAATGTTCGCTTGTTTCAATGTGGCAATCGGGATAATAAATACGCACTCTTCTTCATCGGCGATGACTTTAATAAATTGTTGTTGATAGTCCACTGTTTTCCCTCCCTTTCACTCACTTATTTTTATAATGTTTAGATGTGAACCCTATTAAATAAATCAAGCGCTCAGTCGTCTTCTGACCGAGCGCTTTAAAATGACACAGTTTTATTTTCGCAAATACACGTTAATCATTGTAGGCATCTCAAACAGATTGTTATAGATACATTATATTATTTTAAAATGTATATAACAAACATTTTTTCTATATTGTTACTTTTATAACTCCATTAAAACAAATTAACCTGCTTATTTGTAAATCATCAATTTCACTTTACTTTTTGCCGATTGAAACAGTGACCCAAGTTACACCATTATAACCTGAACCCTCAGTAATCTTAATCTCGCGCCCTTCCAGCTTAAAAGGTTTATTTATATATTGAGATACATCCCTACCATCGAACCCATCCGACATAATCTTAAACAACTTCATATGCTCATGAGGAAGAAACATCTTAAAAAGTTCGCGCGAGACATAAGGTATTTTGTTGCTATTGTTTGCTTCTGTTTTTGACCCATACCAGCTTGTGAATTGGATATCATACATGTATTTTGAATTGTCGCCCAAGTAAATAACCGAGAGCGGATAGTTCGAATACGCATTCTTCCCATAAGGATTAAAAGAGCGTCCGTCCGTGAAACCAAGTTCTGCATCCAGTATTTCACTGTTCCTACGATGGTCGTTGGTAGCAACCGATACAATTTGCGGGGGTATCCAATCCGCAGGAGGAAGGAACCGAAGATCAGGCTTCCAATTTGGCAACGGTTTTGGTTTTGGAATAGGTGTTGCTTCGTAGTCACCTACGGATTGAGACTCTTTGTTTAGTTCTCCTGCATGAACGACAGGCATTGCTTCCCTGACATCGGTTTGAATTGGATAGCCCAATACCTCAGTCAAAAAATCGATTGGAACAAATAGCTTGTTGTTGACCACCATCGGTGTATACGGTTTATAATTTGCGCCATCGGCAATAAATTTTTTTGATATGGGGACAGACTTGTTATTTAGGAGTGCCGCGCCCTTGTTTTCATAAATGCTGATCTTAGATCCGTCTTTTTTCTCAATGACTCCATTTTCAGGCTGATTGATCCACATGAATTTGTCACCCATGCCACGAACAATCGGTTCAACAGGAATATATATGTTTTCCGCCAGGTAGAAAGGCTCCCCTAAGATCGATGCCACTGGATCTCCATTTACATTCAGACGAGATGGATCTGATTCCATAGTGGAAGTGATTGGGATATATTGCAAAAAGGACGGATCCGAAGGATTAAGAGGGCTTTTTAATAACTTTCCCTTCCCTTGTTCTAACAGGTTCTTTATGAACTGCACCGCTTCAGCACGCGTTAAATACCCTTTCGGGCTATAACCCTCTACGGACAATAGAGCAGGATTATTACCTCTGGCAAGACCGCTATCAAGCATGTATCTAACAGCTTCGTTCCCCCTAAAATGTACTCCTTGCGTTGCAGAAATCAGTTCGGCAACCTTGACGCGAGTCATTTCACGGTTACGTGTGCGGTTATCACCTTCTTTTGAATTAGGATAGCTCAATTGATCGGCAAGCTTGTAGTAATTATTCGCCCATTGCCCATTCTCATCGGATTTAATTTCTGGTTGAAAAGCACGAATTAACATGGCGAGAAATTCCGCTTCTGTTACTAAATTGTTCGGTTTAAAGCTTCCATCCTCGTATCCCTTGGCAATGTTGTGTTCCAATGCCCATTGTATTGTTTCCTTTCCCCAGTGCTTTTCTACATCTGGGAAGACAGTAGATGCGGAGACAGGTAAACAGAGCGTGATGAATAGAATAGAAAATATCAACAAGGTTGGCACTGCTTTTCTTTTCATAGTATCCCCCAATAAAATAGTTGCTTTAAGTAATAATCCAAATCGCAAGAGGCAACAAACCTACTCCACGGTACAAGAAAGTAGATAGTCGTTTTAGGTTAAAGACGTAATGGCGGCAATTCGCTTGGATTCGATGGCTCAGTCGGTCTTTCAAGTAGCCCACCAATGCCATATTCCACAAAGTTCTTAACGAACTGTACGGCTTCCGCACGAGTCAAACCTTTATCGCCTTCAAAGCTTTTGATGGAGACTTCATTTGGATTCTTACCCTCTGCAAGACCAAATGCAAGCAGATAGTGAATCGCATTGTTACCGCTGAAATTCACACCTTCTGTCGAAGAGATCAACTCTGCTACCTGTTTGCGGAGGACTACTTTATTCCTCGATGCAATATCAGTGTAGCTTTTAACAGGGTAATTCAGCTCTTTAGCACGTTTGTAGTACACTTCTGCCCAATTCTCCGACTTTGAAGAAGAAAGCGTTGGTTCAAACGCACGTAGCATCATCGTCAAGAATTCGGCTTCGGTTACGTTCTTGTTTGGCTTGAACGTTCCGTCCTCGTATCCTTTGATCATGTCTTTTGAAATTGCCCACTCCACCGTTGCTTCGTACCATGCCCCTTTTTTTACGTCTGAGAACGCTACCTTTTCAGCGGCATCTACGCTTTGTGGAATCGATGTTGCGATGAGCGCGACAAATAGTGCGATTGTGAGGAACTTAAACTGCTTTTTAAACATAAGTATGTACGCTCCATTTCCTGCTTTATTATTGGGGGGAGTTGCATTAACAACTCCCCCCTGTTGCTTATCGAGTTGAAAACTCCAAAATCAACGGGTTTTTCAGTTCAAAGCTTTCCTTCGAGTCTTTGCTCGCTTTGCCTTTTACCGTGGTATCCAAAATGATCGTGAACGTTTCTTTCGAATCGAACTTACCACCATCCTTCGGCATTACTACAAGACGATTGAACATCACTTTGACTTCTACGTCTTCCACCAACTCGCCTTTGCTATTTAGAACAAAGACATTTTTACCTGGTTGAATAGAAGCTTCATCAATGTACTTATAATTCTCGCTTTTCATTGCTACTTGCAAACTGATACCAACTGGAACAAAAGTGCGAAGCTCCTTTTTCGTTGGAAGATCTTCGATTTTCAGCTCTTTTTTGAGTGTCTCCAATTCCTTTTGGAACTCATCACGTTTCTCTTTGTCAGTCAGGGAGTCAATTGCTGACTTTGCACCAACATAATCAACGATAGTCAGCGATTCCTTCGCTTTCTCAAGAGCTGTTTTCACTTCATCATCCGAAGACGCTTTTTCTGGCGCAGGAGTAACGATAACTGTATTACTGCCGCTACCACTGCCACTTGGAGTTGGAGCTGGTGTTGGATTCGTAGGAATCTCTACAACATCGTCGTCTGGATCTGTCGGATTAATTGGAGGCGTTACTACAGGAACGGCTTGAGTTCTTGCATCAAGCGTAGCACCAGCAGAAACATTGCCACTTGCATCAACTGTTTTTACAACAATGGTATAAGGTTTATCTGCAACCAATCCAGTAAACTCGTAGGACGAATTTGTAGTATCCGCAATAAAGTTGCCGTTAACAAACAGCTTCACCTTTGCAAAATCACTATCCGATGGATTGATCCAACGTGCTGTGATCGTTGTTTGGCTTGTAGCGTCCGTTACCAATCCCGTTACTTCCGCAGGAGCCGTTGTATCAACTGGCGGTTGCGGATTTACTGGAGGATCAATTGGAGGCGTTATGACAGGTATTACTTGTGTTCTGCCTACAACTGAAGTGCCGATGGATTCATTACCGTTTACGTCTACTGTTTTAATAACAATAGAGTAATCTGTATCCGCCGACAGACCAGCGAATTCGAAGAACGAGTTTGTTGTGTCAGAAACAAAAGTTCCATTGAGGTAGAGATTTGCTTTCGCATAATCTGCATCCATTGGATTTACCCACCGAACACGAATGGTGTTAACAGTCGCATCAGCAACTTCCAAGCTCGAAACCTCACCAGGAGGTGTTACATCTACTGGCGGTTGTGGATCAACTGGAGGCGTTACAACGGGTGTTGCCTTCGTTCTGCCCACAATTGAAGTACCAATGGACTCATTACCATTTATGTCTACTGTTTTCACAACGATCGTGTAATCCGTGTTCTCTGTCAGACCAACGAATTTGAAGAACGGGTTCGTTGTGTTAGAAACAAACGTTCCATTTAAGTAGACGTTTGCTTTCGCAAAATCTACATCTATTGGATTTGTCCAAGAAACATCAATGGAAGAATTCGTCTCTCCGACCACCGTAAAGTTGCTGACTTCGGCTGGTGCCGTGTTGTCAACTGGAGGTGTCGAATCAGGTACAGGCTTCGTTTTCGTCATCACATAACGTCCAGACGATTCATTGCCATTAGCATCTACTGTTTTCAATTGAAGAACATAGTTCGTATCCGCAGTCAAACCATTGAATACATAACTTGTTCCTGGTGTTTCACCTACGAGCGTTCCATTCACATACAGATTCGATTTTACGAAGTCTGGATCGCTCGGATTAACCCAAGATACTTCGGCTGTCGTGGTAGTCACTTCTCCAACCGTCAGATTACTTACTTCTGCTGGAGGGGTTGTATCTATTACAGGTTGATTGTCCTTTGTTGTTACAGTGACCATTTCACCCGCAGATTCGTTTCCATTTGCATCAACCGTTTTCGCTTTAAGCTCATAGTTTGTGCTTGGATTCAATCCAGTAAATACATAACGTGTTCCAGAAGCATCCCCAACAAAAACATTGTCTTTGTAAAGGTTAACCTTTTCAAAATCTGCATCGCTTGGATTTATCCAATTGATTTCCGCAGACGTTGTGGTCACTTCGCCAATACTCAGTCCAGAAACTTCATCAGGAGCCGTTGTGTCTGCAACAGGAAGATCATCTGTCGTCACTGTTACGGATTGACCAGCGGATACGTTACCCGATGCGTCTTCGGTTTTGAAATCAAACACGTAAGTCGTGCTTGGAGTCAGACCTGTGAACTCATGTTCCGTAGTCGTGGCACTCCCCACTGACGTTCCGTTTTGAGTCAAATTAACTCTTAGGAAATCTGAATCAGTTGGGTTTGTCCATGTTATTTTCGCTGATGTTGTAGTTTTCTCAGCAACAGCAAGGTTTCTTACTTCCGCAGGTGCGGTAACGTCTGCATCTGTTTTCGCTACAACCACTTCACCAGCCGATTCATTTCCGTTTTGATCCAAAGATTTGACCGCAATGGTGTAAGAAGTATTCGATTGAAGGTTCTCCAACGTAAATACTTCGCCATTTGTCGTACCAACTTTTACATCGTTCGCATAAATATTATTTGTTGCGAAGTCTGCATCTTGTGGATTCGACCAGGAAAGCGAGATGCTGTTTTCGGACTTATCAGCAACGGCAAGATTCGTTACATTCGCAGGAGGAGCAACATCCTTATTGAATGACAGCGAACCAAATCCGTACTCGATATCACGTCCTGGTGCTCCCAGATCAACGGCATATTTTTTAATTTCCTCACGAAGCTCAACATTGCTCATGTTTGGATACTTTTGCATCAACAGAGCAATCATGCCTGCTACGTGTGGAGCCGCCTGTGAAGTACCGCTTGATTTACCATAACCGCCAGTGCCATCGGCTTTCACATATGTTGAAATGACATCAACACCTGGAGCCGCAAGTTCGACTTCCTCACCAACAGAAGAGAAACCTCCACGTTGATTCAAGTTGTCTACTGCCGCAACCGCAATGACACTATCGTATTTTGCAGGGTAATTGACAGTGGGAGTGCTAATCGGAATAGGATTTCCATTAGCATCTTCCTGACTATTGCCTGCCGCACCAACAACGACGATTCCTGCGTTGTAGGCATTATCAATCATTTCCTTTAAGAGTGACGAATCTGTATCCGTACCAAGGGAAACATTGATGATGTCCATTCCATTCTGAATCGACCATTCGATGCCTTCAAGAACGTCGATAAGCGTTCCTTCACCGTCTTCACCCATCGCTTTCACGGCATAGAGTTGAACGTCGGGTGCGACCCCTACCAAACCGCCATTTCCACTTTTAGCGGCAATAATACCAGCAACATGAGTACCATGTCCGTTATCATCGTTATAGCTGGATGTGTAGTCTACGGTCGAAACGCCGCCTGCAATCGTCAATTCGCTGTGTGCGAAAATACCAGAGTCGATAACTGCTACTTTAACGCCTGCTCCCGTATTGCCTTCATCCCACATTTTCGTTGGTTGAACAGCTTGGAAGTTCCATTGGGTTTGCTCCGTTGGAACGGCAGTAACTTTGAAATCTCCACCAGTGATTCGGAATGTGATGTTTCGCTCGATATACGCAATATTCGGATCACTCGCCAATTCATGTAAATCAGCGTTCGTTACCGTAGCGGATACTGCGGGAATCGTTTCGAATTCATGTTTAACATCAACGACTTCATCCAGTACCTTTTCCTTACCCTCTTCGTTCTTGTACACAACAATAACCTCTTGCTCAGTGCCCACCTGACTATCACTTGCATGTGCTAATTGTGAATTGATAATTATTGATAAGACGAGAACTGATGTAAAAACTTTACTGAACTTCTTCATTTGAAATACTCTCTCCCTCGTACTGGGTATGTATAAACATTTGAATCTACTGCTATACCATATCCCACCTCCTACCAAGAATGGTCCAAGTATCATATAGTGTCCTTATATAAGTAAAAAGACCTATACTATTAATTATCGGCAGAGGAGTTGGGGGATTTCAGGGGTGAACACCATTAATCCCCTGATTATTTGTGTCTTTTGTGTGTCTAAAGTTTGGGATTGTAGTAGGATATTCGAACTATAGACGTTAAACTACGTGTTAATGTTTACGACAATATAGAAGAGAATGGTAGGAGGAAATAAGTTAAGAAAAGGAATCCCAATTTTCATGATTATCTTAATGGTAATAACACTTTGTTTTTGGGGGTATAAACCACAAAATGCAGTTGCAAATCAGGGGGCTAATATTGCAGATATTAGGACTCACTGGGCAAAAGAGACAATTGAATGGGCAATAAGCAGAAATATTGTAACAGGGTATGAGGATGGAACTTTTAGACCGAACAAGTTTGTGTCCGAAGCAGAGTTTCTTACGATGTTAATTCGCACCTATTTGCCAGAAATTCAAAGCAGTAAGAGTGGTAACTGGGCTGACAGTTATTGTGAGATTGCTAATCAAAATAACTATTTGCTTGATGGTTATGAGGAAATCGAAAAAAGAAATGAACTGATTACTCGGTTAGAAGTAACAGAATTAATAACCTCAACCCAAGGCAAACATTACGATGGGGATCATGCAATACAATTTATGTACGGTAATAAGTTAGCAAGTGGATCAGATCCCAATACGCTTACTATTACAGGGTTTAAAGCATTGGAGTTGCTTACTCGTGCTGAAGCAGTGCAGTTTATTGAAAACCTATACGAAAATGGGAAAAGGGAGTTACTACCCATTAGGTGAAGTCCCCTTGAGTTCTGATGTCAATTTGCACAGTATGTATGTAGATGAAGTTCAAGTTGCCAAAAGTGAAGGACAACCTATTGTTCGGACTGGTACACTGTTTGTACCTATCGATCCCATTGTAAACGGTATGGCTTTAATGAAAACTGGCTTACTACAGGCGATGGCGATATGTTTTTAAACGGCTGGAAATCAAACAAAAAACTCGATGAAGCGATTGCTATATTTAAAGAACTAAAACCTGAGTAACAAGATTTTGCTCTGGAGCAGATTTGCAAATTAGCAGACTTACAGGCAAAGCAAAATACCGAATCGGATTGACTGCTTTAAATCAATACTGTTACCTTTCAAACAAATTAACACTCAGGCATCAAATAGCCTAAGTGTTAATTTGTTTTTGAAGCAATCGTATTTGAAGATCAACAGACTCCGCCCCCTATAATTCAACCTCTACAACGTCACCTGTGTGAAAGTGAAACTCCATTTCATTTAAGTCCAGCTTGTCCATTGACACTTTCACAACTCCTTGAGCAGTTGCATAAAACTCTTGCATAGAGAATGCCCCCAATGCAATAACCAAACCAGCAACGATTACTGTCTCGATTGAGACGTATCCCATTTTGTTTCTCATCCATTTTTTCAACATATAAATCCCCCCTCTCTTCTCGATTTCTTTATTGTTAATATAGCAAAAGTTCCGTTAATTCATAACGCAAAATAGGTTTAATTCCTCTCAGTCTATGAAAGCTCGAAATGCACCCGATATGGCTTGACTGGAGCTGGCACGCACCAAATTTTCCCAGTAGCGAAGAAAGCTATTGTAGCTCTCCATCAGCAATTTGCCTTCAATGAAAATCGCAAGCAATGAGGTATCTACCTGAGCAGTCTGCCATGGCGAAATCTCGATATTATCGTACACATTGTTGTGCTGGAAAAAGCGAAATTCCTTTTCTTCCGCCAGCTCAATAATTTCAACAAGCAATTTCCTTTTTTCAATTTCTGGAAGTAGTTCAGAAAAATCTTCCGCATAACTCTGATCGTAAAGAGAGAACTGCTCACTCAAGAACATATGCAACTGCTCTTGCACAACCGATTCCTTGATGATAAAGGAGACATTCTCCTCTGATTCCTCGAAATCAAAGAGTTCCAGGTTTACCAACTTGCCAAGTTCTCCTGTGATTTTCTCAATCGTTGTTTTCTCAATTTCTCTTTTTCCAATCAGCATTTGATGGCAAATTCCCATTTGCAGATATTGTCCCATGTTAATATTCCTCCTCTTACTGTGATTTTAAATAGCATTATTTTGAATAGGTAGCCAAAGGTGATGCCGATGACAACCATTAAAAGACCAGCAATCAATTCGGTAATCAAGTTTTGGATGAAGCTTCTCTCTTTAATTTGTTGAGTATGAATTGCACCCTATCCAACTCCATATTTCAATGATGTTGCGTTCATAACGACATTAAAAAAGCCAGCCTATTTTGGCTGACCCTTGGCGCAATCTATGCAGATATAATCAAAGAATAGTCGTTGCATCGTATTGCACCTCACTTAACATTGTTTTGAGCACAATCATACAGCTAAATCTAAAGGCGGTCAACCAAAATTTGGATGGTGTTTCCTTGTAAACAATATAGGATTGCCGCATGCAATAAAGCGGAAAAAGTGTTAACATCAGTCCCAAATACTGAAAGGAGACTCGATATGTCGGAGCATTTGAAAAGCATTGAATTATGTAATGGATGGTAATACCATCCGATAAAAATTAGCGTCTGACCAGGTTCGCGTGCTTGATGCCATCTAAAAACTGATTCGTAATGTCATAATGTATAAAGCGTACATCGATTTGTTTCTGAATCATTTGATAAACATGCCATTTACTCAAAATATGGGATAGTCGGGTATCTCCACGCTCTTTTGAAACAAAGTCGATAGTTGCCGATTCAGCCTGTGACTTTAGATGGTTGGAAGCGAACTCGTCAATGGATACGATACCAACCTTCAGCTCAATCTCATCCTGGAAATAACGGCTGAACATATGGTGCATACAAGCGATATGGGTCGCTATCTTATAAATGTTTGATCTATTGAAAATGTCGAAAATAAGAGCTGTGATCTTAACCTGACCTTCACTAACCTTAATTTGAGCAATGTATGCATTAAACGAGAGCATCGTATCAAGTGTATAATTATGGACTCTTTCTTCCTTGTTTAAATCCTGACTTCTCATAGCGACTTTTTTAACACGATCAACTGAGGTCATTTCAGGCGAGCGATGTTTCCCTCCTCCTTTCCCGTCCGATGCTTCTGATCCCTTCCTCAACCCCTCTCCCATTCTCTGCTTGATTTCCTGCATTTTCTCGATATCTTGCTCAACCGAAAGCATATCCAAATACTTTTGGAGAGTTGCTTCATTTTTCATTTTTTCAAGGAAGAAAAGCCCTTGATTCTTGTTATATAAAATTGTGCTGTGGTAGCGTTCCAATAGATCAATGATTGCTCCAAGCGTTACCCCTATGCCTTCCTTTTCAATGCGGGGAATGACTTTGTTGAGAATATATTGGTTTTTAAAAATGCTGACCAAAATCCTTTCATTCCCCAAAGCTCTCTTGACAGATGCAACGCTGTAGCTGTCTGATTTCCCCTCCAAAAAGCGAATACCATATTTTCGCATTACAAGCATATAGAGTTGGGTATTCTTTCCGTAAGCCGTGAATGACTCTTTTCTTAAAATATCTGCATCAACAAGTTCTGTTATGGAGCTGTAAAACGCTGAGAAGCTTTTTACTGTTCCCATCACTTCTGCGTATCGGTATAACTGTTTCATCAACATGACTTTGTTGCCGAAACAGTAGATAATCTCAAGATACAATCGATACTTATCGCAAACTGCTTGTTTTTTAGCATTGGATATAGTCATAATTTCAATTCCCCCTTTCAAACTCTAATTGTTTCGTATTGGCATCCAATCATGCTGACGAATGTTTCTTTAGATCTCATTTCCTCGATCCCATACGAATTGGTGATGATTTCAACCCCTACTTCGTTTCCCGCGCTATTGATATATAAGCCATCTGGCATTGATATTAGTTTCTCTTTGAGCATATCTTGATACAGCTTTGCTTCCACCTCGTTTCCTTCTTTTCGCATATCGGAAATACGATCTTCAAATTCTTTGCGAATTAGAGTTTCCGTTTTCCAGCTTTCTCGCGACTCTTCTGATAAGCTGAAATATTTTTCTGCTATCGCAAGGTCGTGTATCGGGCTTTGAGCATGGTATGCA
This window contains:
- a CDS encoding S8 family serine peptidase, giving the protein MYKNEEGKEKVLDEVVDVKHEFETIPAVSATVTNADLHELASDPNIAYIERNITFRITGGDFKVTAVPTEQTQWNFQAVQPTKMWDEGNTGAGVKVAVIDSGIFAHSELTIAGGVSTVDYTSSYNDDNGHGTHVAGIIAAKSGNGGLVGVAPDVQLYAVKAMGEDGEGTLIDVLEGIEWSIQNGMDIINVSLGTDTDSSLLKEMIDNAYNAGIVVVGAAGNSQEDANGNPIPISTPTVNYPAKYDSVIAVAAVDNLNQRGGFSSVGEEVELAAPGVDVISTYVKADGTGGYGKSSGTSQAAPHVAGMIALLMQKYPNMSNVELREEIKKYAVDLGAPGRDIEYGFGSLSFNKDVAPPANVTNLAVADKSENSISLSWSNPQDADFATNNIYANDVKVGTTNGEVFTLENLQSNTSYTIAVKSLDQNGNESAGEVVVAKTDADVTAPAEVRNLAVAEKTTTSAKITWTNPTDSDFLRVNLTQNGTSVGSATTTEHEFTGLTPSTTYVFDFKTEDASGNVSAGQSVTVTTDDLPVADTTAPDEVSGLSIGEVTTTSAEINWINPSDADFEKVNLYKDNVFVGDASGTRYVFTGLNPSTNYELKAKTVDANGNESAGEMVTVTTKDNQPVIDTTPPAEVSNLTVGEVTTTTAEVSWVNPSDPDFVKSNLYVNGTLVGETPGTSYVFNGLTADTNYVLQLKTVDANGNESSGRYVMTKTKPVPDSTPPVDNTAPAEVSNFTVVGETNSSIDVSWTNPIDVDFAKANVYLNGTFVSNTTNPFFKFVGLTENTDYTIVVKTVDINGNESIGTSIVGRTKATPVVTPPVDPQPPVDVTPPGEVSSLEVADATVNTIRVRWVNPMDADYAKANLYLNGTFVSDTTNSFFEFAGLSADTDYSIVIKTVDVNGNESIGTSVVGRTQVIPVITPPIDPPVNPQPPVDTTAPAEVTGLVTDATSQTTITARWINPSDSDFAKVKLFVNGNFIADTTNSSYEFTGLVADKPYTIVVKTVDASGNVSAGATLDARTQAVPVVTPPINPTDPDDDVVEIPTNPTPAPTPSGSGSGSNTVIVTPAPEKASSDDEVKTALEKAKESLTIVDYVGAKSAIDSLTDKEKRDEFQKELETLKKELKIEDLPTKKELRTFVPVGISLQVAMKSENYKYIDEASIQPGKNVFVLNSKGELVEDVEVKVMFNRLVVMPKDGGKFDSKETFTIILDTTVKGKASKDSKESFELKNPLILEFSTR
- a CDS encoding copper amine oxidase N-terminal domain-containing protein, whose translation is MNKQKKMITSVILSAILLLVCINVVMAAQSTKTLYVDGIKIAKTEGQPVERTETLFVPIEAVVGGMGDKLIWIDEQHSALITKKDGTKINVYLGKSSVIVDGKAVPIATKVINTVTVPVAMKPAQISGKLYVPVEFLKEVMGYDVEVTEEGNAEFVIVGKTPANLEPVEDVPVTPTQAPTPTSTPSEWKPDLKYPVSAEWSPPQIRSTSTDDFQKDKAILEKELGFLKGYMYNIHGITNMEVGNKIIVRTHSEYYVDIQFSAWYGDKTAENDANKIPYIGRELFNFFLPDEYMKLFNIVQDGADGKNIDKYMKPFTLDGRKINIVNSEGSFSIQIGHKKK
- a CDS encoding S-layer homology domain-containing protein, coding for MIILMVITLCFWGYKPQNAVANQGANIADIRTHWAKETIEWAISRNIVTGYEDGTFRPNKFVSEAEFLTMLIRTYLPEIQSSKSGNWADSYCEIANQNNYLLDGYEEIEKRNELITRLEVTELITSTQGKHYDGDHAIQFMYGNKLASGSDPNTLTITGFKALELLTRAEAVQFIENLYENGKRELLPIR
- a CDS encoding S-layer homology domain-containing protein, translated to MKRKAVPTLLIFSILFITLCLPVSASTVFPDVEKHWGKETIQWALEHNIAKGYEDGSFKPNNLVTEAEFLAMLIRAFQPEIKSDENGQWANNYYKLADQLSYPNSKEGDNRTRNREMTRVKVAELISATQGVHFRGNEAVRYMLDSGLARGNNPALLSVEGYSPKGYLTRAEAVQFIKNLLEQGKGKLLKSPLNPSDPSFLQYIPITSTMESDPSRLNVNGDPVASILGEPFYLAENIYIPVEPIVRGMGDKFMWINQPENGVIEKKDGSKISIYENKGAALLNNKSVPISKKFIADGANYKPYTPMVVNNKLFVPIDFLTEVLGYPIQTDVREAMPVVHAGELNKESQSVGDYEATPIPKPKPLPNWKPDLRFLPPADWIPPQIVSVATNDHRRNSEILDAELGFTDGRSFNPYGKNAYSNYPLSVIYLGDNSKYMYDIQFTSWYGSKTEANNSNKIPYVSRELFKMFLPHEHMKLFKIMSDGFDGRDVSQYINKPFKLEGREIKITEGSGYNGVTWVTVSIGKK
- a CDS encoding S-layer homology domain-containing protein, translating into MFKKQFKFLTIALFVALIATSIPQSVDAAEKVAFSDVKKGAWYEATVEWAISKDMIKGYEDGTFKPNKNVTEAEFLTMMLRAFEPTLSSSKSENWAEVYYKRAKELNYPVKSYTDIASRNKVVLRKQVAELISSTEGVNFSGNNAIHYLLAFGLAEGKNPNEVSIKSFEGDKGLTRAEAVQFVKNFVEYGIGGLLERPTEPSNPSELPPLRL